A genomic window from Gymnodinialimonas ceratoperidinii includes:
- a CDS encoding STAS/SEC14 domain-containing protein: MTEAHFNVERTGPNSLRITMAGALDAVAMEAGLQALTLEMDGMAHGDLMMVDQGAAWPSLGAIGVELRHWPQLMHMVQQIDRVAFVSHNQFFRSAAMVESALIPGLEIRNFSDEASAAAWLAEERAED; the protein is encoded by the coding sequence ATGACCGAAGCGCATTTCAATGTAGAGCGGACCGGCCCCAATTCCTTGCGGATCACGATGGCGGGCGCGCTGGACGCCGTGGCGATGGAGGCCGGGTTGCAGGCGCTCACGCTGGAGATGGACGGCATGGCGCACGGCGATCTGATGATGGTCGATCAGGGCGCGGCCTGGCCAAGCCTCGGCGCGATCGGGGTGGAGCTGCGCCACTGGCCGCAACTGATGCACATGGTCCAGCAGATCGACCGCGTGGCCTTTGTTAGCCACAACCAGTTCTTCCGCTCGGCGGCAATGGTGGAATCGGCCCTGATCCCCGGTCTGGAGATCCGAAACTTCAGCGACGAAGCCAGCGCGGCGGCATGGCTGGCGGAAGAGCGGGCCGAGGACTGA
- a CDS encoding ABC transporter permease — protein MSDTPETPTPAVPAARATSRLYRAWDSDVGYAFRHSPVALISAGVTLVLILAAVFAPWIAPHDPFNPATLNLMNGLTPPGTPSPFTGDSFVMGTDDQGRDVFSTILYGLRISLFVGFAAVSFALVLGVTLGLIAGYVGGWTETIIMRIADIQLTFPSILVALLISGIAKGVTPIEYRDEMALLVLIFAIGLSDWVQFARVVRGATLVERNKEYVQAARLIGRSSFVIMARHILPNVLSPVLVIATISLALAIIAEATLSFLGVGAPPTEPSLGTLIRIGQTFLFSGKWWILVFPAATLLILALAVNLLGDWLRDAINPRLR, from the coding sequence ATGAGCGACACCCCCGAGACCCCGACCCCCGCCGTTCCTGCCGCCCGCGCCACCTCGCGCCTCTACCGCGCGTGGGACAGTGACGTGGGCTACGCCTTCCGGCACTCGCCCGTCGCGCTGATCTCGGCGGGCGTCACGTTGGTGCTGATCCTTGCCGCCGTCTTCGCACCCTGGATTGCGCCGCACGACCCTTTCAACCCGGCCACGCTGAACCTGATGAACGGGCTGACGCCGCCGGGCACGCCCTCGCCGTTTACCGGCGACAGCTTCGTGATGGGCACTGACGACCAGGGCCGCGACGTCTTCTCGACGATCCTCTACGGGTTGCGGATTTCGCTTTTCGTGGGCTTCGCCGCCGTGTCCTTCGCGCTGGTGCTCGGCGTCACCCTCGGGCTGATCGCGGGCTACGTAGGCGGCTGGACCGAGACGATCATCATGCGGATTGCCGATATCCAGCTGACCTTCCCCTCGATCCTCGTGGCTCTACTGATCTCGGGCATCGCCAAAGGCGTGACACCCATCGAGTACCGAGACGAGATGGCGTTGCTGGTGCTGATCTTCGCCATCGGCCTGTCGGACTGGGTGCAATTCGCCCGCGTCGTGCGCGGCGCAACGCTGGTGGAGCGCAACAAGGAATACGTCCAGGCGGCGCGGCTGATCGGGCGGTCCTCCTTCGTCATCATGGCGCGCCACATCCTGCCCAACGTCCTGTCGCCCGTACTGGTCATCGCGACCATCTCGCTGGCGCTGGCGATCATCGCCGAGGCGACGCTGTCTTTCCTGGGTGTCGGCGCGCCGCCGACCGAGCCCTCCCTCGGCACGCTGATCCGCATCGGGCAGACGTTCCTCTTCTCCGGCAAATGGTGGATCCTCGTCTTCCCCGCCGCCACCCTCCTCATCCTCGCCCTTGCCGTGAACCTCCTCGGTGACTGGCTGCGGGATGCCATCAACCCGAGGCTGCGCTGA
- a CDS encoding peroxidase-related enzyme (This protein belongs to a clade of uncharacterized proteins related to peroxidases such as the alkylhydroperoxidase AhpD.) — protein sequence MPQPDHVSIYDLPDVESLDEDTKRYFEVCQEKLGMVPNVLRTFSFNQEKLRAFGQYYNTLMLGESRLSKLEREMVAVVVSSANRCFYCLVAHGQAVRKLSGDPHLGEMLVMNYRVAELPERQKAMLDFAWKLTTAPWEVAGEERAKLEEAGLTQDEIFDLSDVIGFFNMSNRFAIASDMMPNPEYHAMDRA from the coding sequence ATGCCGCAGCCCGATCACGTTTCCATATACGACCTGCCTGACGTCGAAAGCCTCGACGAGGACACCAAGCGCTACTTCGAAGTGTGTCAGGAGAAACTGGGAATGGTGCCGAACGTGCTGCGCACCTTCTCGTTCAATCAGGAAAAGCTGCGCGCCTTCGGCCAGTATTACAACACGCTGATGCTTGGCGAGAGCCGGTTGAGCAAGCTGGAGCGCGAGATGGTGGCCGTCGTCGTCTCATCCGCCAACCGGTGTTTCTATTGCCTCGTGGCCCACGGTCAGGCTGTTCGCAAGCTGTCCGGCGACCCGCATCTGGGCGAGATGCTGGTGATGAACTACCGCGTGGCCGAATTGCCCGAGCGACAGAAGGCGATGCTCGATTTCGCGTGGAAACTGACCACGGCGCCTTGGGAAGTCGCGGGCGAGGAACGCGCGAAGCTGGAAGAGGCGGGGCTGACGCAGGACGAGATCTTCGACCTCTCCGACGTGATCGGCTTCTTCAACATGTCCAACCGTTTCGCGATCGCATCGGACATGATGCCGAACCCCGAATATCACGCCATGGATCGCGCCTGA
- a CDS encoding ABC transporter substrate-binding protein, with product MNRLLTASVLALATAIPAQAETFRWSATTDPQTMDPHAVSSAPVLGFLNNVYEGLVRRGRDMSIEAALAESWEPLPDGAGWRFNLREGVTFHDGAAFNADDVLFSYERASSEDSDVSSWFATVSGVEVVDDYTVDILTTSPQPIFPDSIANWMMMDSDWAAANDAERPARDSENYATRHVNGTAAFMLQSRQPDLETVLVPFDGWWGEVEHNVTEAIFTPIQNSATAVAALLAGDIDLIDPVPVQDADRVNAADGVHVLSGIEARVIMLGYGHDHETLLNGEPNIFSDVRVRQAVAHAINVPAILQTIMGGNAEAASQLVSPAMRGFSEANAARPVYDQDIARSLIAEAGAEGATFNLSCPNDRYLNDEAVCQAVVAMLAQVGLNAQLETMPVSNYWPELRADNFDMYLLGWSPGTFDAEHPLRFLVHTNNERLGTWNFGGYSNPRIDELLPLIQSEIDPDARQAMLDEAAAIVQRDAVYNTMYVQPLLWGVADGIELTQRPDNFFILRWVQVGVE from the coding sequence ATGAACCGCCTTCTCACCGCGAGCGTCCTTGCGCTTGCCACCGCCATTCCGGCGCAGGCCGAGACCTTCCGCTGGTCTGCCACCACAGACCCGCAGACGATGGACCCCCACGCGGTATCCTCTGCCCCGGTTCTGGGTTTTCTCAACAACGTTTACGAAGGCCTCGTGCGTCGCGGCCGTGACATGTCGATCGAGGCTGCGCTGGCTGAATCGTGGGAGCCCCTGCCCGACGGCGCAGGCTGGCGCTTCAACCTGCGTGAAGGCGTGACCTTCCACGACGGCGCGGCGTTCAACGCCGATGACGTGCTGTTCAGCTACGAGCGCGCAAGCTCCGAGGACAGCGATGTTTCCAGCTGGTTCGCCACGGTGTCCGGCGTCGAGGTCGTGGACGATTACACCGTCGACATCCTCACCACGTCGCCGCAGCCGATTTTCCCGGACTCCATCGCCAACTGGATGATGATGGACAGCGATTGGGCCGCGGCCAACGATGCCGAACGGCCGGCGCGCGACTCCGAGAACTACGCCACCCGCCACGTCAACGGCACCGCGGCATTCATGCTGCAATCGCGCCAGCCGGATCTGGAGACGGTCCTCGTGCCCTTCGACGGCTGGTGGGGCGAGGTCGAGCACAATGTGACCGAAGCCATCTTCACCCCGATCCAGAACTCCGCCACGGCCGTTGCGGCCCTGCTCGCCGGTGACATCGACCTGATCGACCCGGTGCCGGTGCAGGACGCCGACCGTGTGAATGCCGCCGATGGCGTCCACGTGCTGTCGGGGATCGAAGCGCGGGTCATCATGCTCGGCTACGGTCACGATCACGAGACGCTGCTCAACGGAGAGCCGAACATCTTCTCCGACGTGCGCGTGCGTCAGGCGGTGGCCCATGCGATCAACGTGCCGGCGATCCTTCAGACGATCATGGGCGGCAACGCGGAAGCGGCAAGCCAGCTTGTCTCGCCCGCGATGCGCGGCTTCTCCGAGGCCAACGCGGCGCGCCCCGTCTACGATCAGGACATCGCGCGTTCCCTCATTGCCGAAGCGGGCGCCGAGGGCGCGACGTTCAACCTGTCCTGCCCCAACGACCGTTACCTGAACGACGAGGCCGTCTGTCAGGCCGTGGTCGCGATGCTGGCGCAGGTCGGCCTGAACGCGCAGCTGGAGACGATGCCGGTGTCGAACTACTGGCCCGAGCTGCGTGCCGACAATTTCGACATGTATCTTCTGGGATGGTCGCCCGGCACCTTCGACGCCGAGCACCCGCTGCGTTTCCTTGTCCACACCAACAACGAGCGTCTGGGCACCTGGAACTTTGGGGGCTACTCCAACCCGCGCATCGACGAGCTGTTGCCCCTTATCCAGTCCGAGATCGACCCTGACGCCCGTCAGGCGATGCTGGACGAGGCCGCAGCGATCGTTCAGCGCGACGCGGTCTACAACACGATGTACGTGCAGCCCCTCCTCTGGGGTGTCGCCGACGGCATCGAACTGACGCAACGTCCCGACAACTTCTTCATCCTGCGTTGGGTGCAGGTGGGCGTCGAGTGA
- the xth gene encoding exodeoxyribonuclease III, which produces MRIATFNINGVKARINALTDWLDEAKPDVALLQEIKSVDEGFPRELFEDRGYTVETHGQKGFNGVAILSRLPLEDVRRGLPGDDSDEQARWIEATVIGDSEAVRVCGLYLPNGNPVPGPKYDYKLAWMARMHIHAEMLLASEMPVVMAGDYNIIPQDEDAARPEAWREDALARPESRAAFRRLLNLGFTEAFRACNQAPGMYSFWDYQAGAWNRNDGIRIDHHLLSAEAADLLQDCWIEKEVRGREKPSDHVPVWIELAA; this is translated from the coding sequence ATGCGGATCGCAACATTCAATATCAACGGCGTGAAAGCGCGCATCAACGCGCTGACCGACTGGCTGGATGAGGCAAAACCCGACGTGGCCCTGTTGCAGGAGATCAAATCCGTCGATGAGGGCTTCCCCCGAGAGTTGTTCGAGGACCGAGGCTACACGGTCGAGACCCACGGCCAGAAGGGCTTCAACGGGGTCGCGATCCTTTCGCGCCTGCCCCTCGAGGATGTGCGCCGCGGGCTGCCGGGCGATGACAGCGACGAACAGGCGCGCTGGATCGAGGCGACGGTGATCGGGGATAGCGAGGCAGTGCGGGTCTGCGGTCTGTATCTGCCGAACGGAAACCCGGTGCCGGGGCCGAAATACGACTACAAGCTGGCGTGGATGGCACGCATGCACATCCATGCCGAGATGCTGCTGGCCAGCGAGATGCCGGTGGTGATGGCCGGCGATTACAACATCATCCCGCAAGACGAAGACGCCGCCCGCCCGGAGGCTTGGCGCGAAGATGCGCTGGCCCGCCCCGAGAGCCGCGCGGCCTTCCGGCGGCTGTTGAACCTCGGCTTCACGGAAGCGTTTCGCGCCTGCAATCAGGCGCCGGGCATGTATTCGTTCTGGGATTATCAGGCCGGTGCTTGGAACCGGAATGATGGCATCCGGATCGATCACCACCTTCTGAGCGCCGAGGCTGCCGATCTTCTGCAAGATTGCTGGATCGAGAAGGAAGTCCGGGGACGTGAGAAGCCGTCGGACCATGTTCCCGTCTGGATCGAGCTGGCCGCCTGA
- a CDS encoding universal stress protein produces MFTSIVVAIDGSDAANNALETACGLAKTFGAELHLIHSPQVETTSVAVGYTVVDLPITPEQIKAAGQAVIDAATTKISEAGLTVSSTTIGDDDPADDVLNTAKLNDADLIVMGRRGLGSVASLFLGSVSQKVSRGAECSCLTVHS; encoded by the coding sequence ATGTTCACTTCCATCGTCGTCGCGATTGACGGCTCGGACGCCGCCAACAACGCGCTTGAAACCGCTTGTGGACTCGCCAAGACCTTCGGGGCCGAGCTGCATCTGATCCATTCGCCACAGGTCGAGACGACCTCGGTCGCCGTGGGTTACACGGTTGTCGACCTGCCGATCACGCCCGAACAGATCAAGGCGGCCGGCCAGGCGGTCATCGATGCCGCGACCACGAAAATCTCCGAGGCGGGCCTGACCGTATCCAGCACGACCATTGGTGATGACGATCCTGCCGATGACGTTCTCAATACCGCGAAGCTCAATGATGCCGATCTGATCGTCATGGGACGGCGCGGTCTTGGGTCCGTGGCCAGCCTGTTCCTCGGCTCGGTCAGCCAGAAAGTCTCACGCGGGGCGGAGTGTTCCTGCCTGACGGTGCACAGCTAA
- a CDS encoding ABC transporter permease — MLSFILKRIAQSLLVLLVVGLVAFAMFRFVGDPVDTMLGQERTVEDIERLREVLGLNKPFFLQYWDFLVRAVQGDFGISYRQGRPVAEIILERLPATLELALVSGVIALSLGIVLGIFTAIRRDGFWANFIMSASLIGVSLPTFLIGVLLIYAFGVGLDIRIPFTDVTFNTGGMPIFGRGDTREVFGWVGGWNSGLATWDGLQSIVLPAITLGLYQMTLIMRLVRAEMLEVLRADYIRFARARGLSTRAINFRHALKNTMVPVITVTGLQLGAIIAFAIITETVFQWPGVGLLFINAIQFVDIPVMAAYLMLISVMFVGINLIVDLLYVAIDPRLRVDGKTT; from the coding sequence ATGCTTAGTTTCATCCTAAAACGCATCGCCCAATCGCTCCTCGTCCTGCTGGTCGTGGGACTTGTGGCCTTCGCGATGTTCCGTTTCGTGGGCGACCCTGTCGACACGATGTTGGGCCAAGAACGTACCGTCGAAGACATCGAGCGATTGCGCGAGGTTCTGGGGCTGAACAAACCCTTCTTCCTGCAATACTGGGATTTCCTCGTGCGTGCCGTGCAGGGCGACTTCGGCATCTCCTACCGCCAGGGCCGCCCGGTGGCCGAGATCATCCTCGAGCGCCTGCCCGCGACGCTGGAGCTGGCGCTTGTGTCAGGCGTCATCGCGCTCAGCCTCGGGATCGTTCTGGGCATCTTCACCGCGATCCGGCGTGACGGGTTCTGGGCCAACTTCATCATGAGCGCGAGCCTGATCGGTGTTTCGCTGCCGACCTTCCTGATCGGCGTGCTGCTGATCTACGCCTTCGGCGTCGGCCTCGACATCCGCATCCCCTTCACCGACGTGACCTTCAACACCGGCGGCATGCCGATCTTCGGGCGCGGTGACACGCGCGAGGTCTTCGGATGGGTCGGCGGCTGGAACTCCGGCCTTGCCACCTGGGACGGATTGCAGAGCATCGTGCTGCCGGCGATCACGCTTGGCCTCTACCAGATGACGTTGATCATGCGGCTGGTGCGCGCCGAGATGCTGGAGGTGCTGCGCGCCGACTACATCCGCTTCGCTCGCGCCCGTGGCCTAAGCACCCGCGCGATCAACTTCCGCCATGCCCTGAAGAACACCATGGTCCCGGTGATCACTGTGACCGGCCTGCAACTTGGCGCGATCATCGCCTTCGCGATCATCACCGAGACGGTGTTCCAGTGGCCCGGCGTGGGCCTCCTCTTCATCAATGCGATCCAGTTCGTCGATATCCCCGTGATGGCCGCCTACCTCATGCTGATCTCGGTCATGTTCGTGGGCATCAACCTGATCGTGGATCTTCTCTACGTGGCGATCGACCCGCGCCTGCGCGTGGATGGGAAAACGACATGA
- a CDS encoding dipeptide ABC transporter ATP-binding protein translates to MSLLEIENLTVEFPTRRALFTAVKNAHLSVEPGEIHGLVGESGAGKSTIGAAVMGLLDRPGRIAGGIIRYKGEEISGLDTGAMRALRGKKISMIFQDPLTSLNPLFTVRQQLVETIVEHLDVTMDEANARARALIDRVGIPDAKARLDQYPHQFSGGMRQRVVIALALCSEPDVIIADEPTTALDVSIQAQILELIKELARERQVGVILITHDMGVIADTTDKVTVMYMGEVVESGTTEQVLGQPSHPYTKSLIAAVPRPNVKLDRFPLISYGGRVMEFAIEDLKRNWPVVQTDRSRSLIQADAITKRFVQTRAILPRNRKMFTAVDRATFDIKEGEVFGLVGESGSGKSTIARMIAGLYNVDGGEVSFDGKPVSNQPGGVPDWYRKQIQMIFQDPYSSLNPRMRVDEIIAEPARHHGLLTGAALKNRVAELLDRVGLGAAAGLKYPHEFSGGQRQRISIARALATQPRFLICDEPTSALDVSIQAQILNILKDLQEHLGLTMLFISHDLPVVRQMCDRVGVLKNGELVEVGETESLFANPQHPYTQQLLSLMPRLDVLSDEGLSVA, encoded by the coding sequence ATGTCCCTGCTGGAAATCGAAAACCTCACTGTCGAGTTCCCCACACGCCGGGCGCTGTTCACCGCCGTGAAGAATGCGCATTTGAGCGTGGAGCCGGGGGAAATCCACGGGCTGGTGGGCGAATCCGGGGCGGGCAAGTCCACGATTGGTGCCGCCGTCATGGGGCTTCTGGACCGTCCGGGGCGGATCGCGGGCGGTATCATCCGCTACAAGGGCGAAGAGATCTCGGGCCTTGATACCGGGGCCATGCGGGCGCTTCGGGGCAAGAAGATCTCGATGATCTTTCAGGATCCGCTGACCTCTCTCAACCCGCTTTTCACCGTGCGCCAGCAGCTGGTCGAGACGATTGTCGAGCATCTGGACGTGACGATGGATGAAGCCAACGCCCGCGCCCGCGCCTTGATCGACCGGGTCGGCATTCCGGATGCAAAAGCGCGGCTGGATCAATATCCTCACCAGTTTTCCGGCGGGATGCGGCAGCGGGTCGTGATTGCGCTGGCGCTCTGCTCCGAGCCGGATGTCATCATTGCGGACGAGCCGACGACCGCGCTCGATGTGTCGATCCAGGCGCAGATCCTCGAGCTGATCAAGGAGCTGGCGCGCGAGCGGCAGGTGGGCGTGATCCTGATCACCCACGACATGGGCGTGATCGCGGACACCACCGACAAGGTGACGGTCATGTACATGGGCGAAGTGGTGGAGAGCGGGACGACCGAACAGGTGCTCGGCCAGCCGTCCCATCCCTACACGAAATCGCTGATCGCCGCCGTGCCGCGCCCGAACGTGAAGCTCGATCGCTTCCCGCTGATCTCCTATGGCGGGCGGGTGATGGAGTTCGCCATCGAAGATCTGAAGCGCAATTGGCCGGTGGTGCAGACCGACCGCTCGCGCTCCCTGATCCAGGCCGATGCCATCACCAAGCGCTTCGTGCAGACGCGCGCGATCCTGCCGCGCAACCGCAAGATGTTCACCGCCGTGGACCGCGCGACGTTCGACATCAAGGAGGGCGAGGTCTTCGGCTTGGTGGGCGAATCCGGCTCGGGCAAATCCACCATCGCGCGGATGATCGCGGGGCTCTACAACGTCGATGGCGGCGAAGTCTCCTTCGATGGCAAGCCGGTATCGAACCAGCCGGGCGGCGTGCCGGATTGGTACCGCAAGCAGATCCAGATGATTTTCCAGGACCCCTATTCATCGCTCAACCCGCGTATGCGCGTCGACGAGATCATCGCCGAACCCGCCCGCCACCACGGCCTCCTGACGGGCGCGGCGCTCAAGAACCGCGTGGCAGAACTTCTGGACCGCGTGGGCCTCGGAGCGGCTGCCGGCCTGAAGTACCCGCACGAGTTTTCGGGCGGCCAGCGTCAGCGCATCTCCATCGCCCGCGCATTGGCGACACAGCCGCGCTTCTTGATCTGTGACGAGCCGACTTCGGCGCTCGATGTCTCGATCCAGGCGCAAATTCTTAACATCCTTAAGGATTTGCAGGAGCATCTGGGCTTGACCATGTTGTTCATCTCCCACGACCTGCCGGTGGTGCGCCAGATGTGCGACCGGGTCGGCGTGTTGAAAAACGGGGAGCTGGTCGAGGTGGGTGAGACAGAGTCGCTCTTCGCCAATCCGCAACACCCCTATACGCAACAGCTCCTCTCTCTCATGCCGCGTCTGGACGTGCTGTCGGACGAGGGGCTTTCCGTGGCGTGA
- a CDS encoding FkbM family methyltransferase yields MTLIPTSVRLSVARKITRRMLKGPLSRSSDLYRKGKGFFPGGPDSITYIPENDLVLLKQNEIELFVARPSRLRYQLAGLQKRRRNLLDEYLVPEGLIRPNDYVIDIGANIGEFSLAMAAMGASVTSFEPDPTEFRALLANADGHPTIVPRNVALWNDDAKLTFFDANDTGDSSLFDPGRATQTLEVPARRLDTLAAEGIESSSVRLIKLEAEGAEPEIIDGAVHTLRRTDYVTVDMGPERGLSQANTVAEVVRKLTRIGFELTSFSTKRTVGLFENIRRTKELG; encoded by the coding sequence ATGACTCTTATACCGACAAGTGTCCGACTCAGTGTAGCTCGTAAAATTACGCGGCGGATGTTGAAGGGGCCGCTCTCGCGTTCGTCCGATCTTTACCGAAAAGGCAAAGGGTTCTTTCCTGGAGGCCCGGATTCCATAACTTACATTCCTGAGAACGACTTGGTGCTTTTGAAGCAAAACGAAATTGAATTGTTTGTCGCAAGACCTTCACGGTTACGGTACCAGCTAGCGGGTCTTCAGAAACGAAGACGAAATCTTCTCGACGAATATCTAGTGCCTGAAGGGCTCATTCGGCCAAACGACTACGTGATCGACATTGGAGCAAATATCGGCGAATTCAGTCTGGCTATGGCCGCAATGGGAGCAAGTGTTACTTCATTCGAACCTGATCCAACGGAGTTTCGAGCACTTCTGGCTAATGCTGATGGGCACCCAACGATTGTTCCAAGAAACGTGGCGCTATGGAACGATGACGCCAAGCTAACATTCTTTGATGCAAACGACACCGGTGATTCAAGTTTGTTTGACCCTGGACGAGCAACGCAGACACTCGAAGTTCCAGCGCGTCGTCTCGACACGCTTGCCGCTGAAGGAATAGAGTCAAGCTCAGTCCGTTTAATAAAGCTAGAAGCGGAAGGTGCCGAACCTGAGATAATTGATGGTGCTGTACATACGTTGCGACGGACTGACTACGTCACTGTCGATATGGGCCCTGAACGTGGTCTCTCCCAAGCGAACACTGTCGCCGAAGTTGTTCGCAAGCTTACTCGAATTGGATTTGAGCTCACGTCGTTTTCCACAAAGCGTACCGTCGGACTATTCGAGAATATCCGGCGAACGAAGGAATTAGGTTAA
- a CDS encoding ABC transporter substrate-binding protein, with product MTHRMFALGAALLATTAITATSLSAETLRWTRASEALTLDPHSQNEGPTTTLMHQIYDPLIVRNMAGEMEPALATSWEPSEENPNVWVFQIREGVTFHGGETFDASDVVFSLNRAMQETSNFKELLSGVVDVRATGDYTVEIETEGPNPLLPNNLTNIMMMDEGWSVENGAENVQDYAAGEDTFAARNVNGTGAFVLESREADVETVLSQNPEYWGMDMFPMDVTEIIFTPIQNPATRLAAFLGGEVDFVQDVPVQDLERVEAADGIGLGTGPQNRVIFFGMNVGADDLERDDVEGANPLADPRVRQAMDIAINREAIQQVVMRGQSAPAGVISPPPVHGWTEELDAYPAYDVEAAQALMDEAGYSDGFSIQLDCPNDRYVNDESICQATVGMLAQIGISVNLSALPRAQHFPLIANGETDFYMLGWGVPTYDAEYIFNFLYHTRTDERGSWNGTGFSDPAMDEMIVSLSSETDLEARDATIAGLFEMAEEQLIYLPIHNQVLNWGISDAWSTLVDADDQVKFKYFELN from the coding sequence ATGACCCATCGAATGTTCGCGCTTGGCGCGGCGTTGCTGGCGACGACTGCCATCACGGCCACGTCGCTTTCGGCTGAAACCCTGCGCTGGACGCGTGCCTCCGAGGCGCTGACACTGGACCCGCACAGCCAGAACGAAGGGCCGACCACGACCCTGATGCACCAGATCTACGACCCGCTGATCGTCCGCAACATGGCCGGTGAGATGGAGCCCGCCCTGGCCACCTCATGGGAGCCGAGCGAAGAGAACCCTAACGTCTGGGTGTTCCAGATCCGCGAAGGCGTGACCTTCCACGGCGGCGAAACTTTTGATGCCTCCGACGTGGTCTTCAGCCTGAACCGCGCCATGCAGGAGACCTCGAACTTCAAGGAACTGCTCTCGGGCGTGGTCGATGTTCGCGCGACCGGCGATTACACCGTCGAGATTGAAACCGAGGGTCCGAACCCGCTCCTGCCCAACAACCTCACCAACATCATGATGATGGACGAGGGTTGGTCGGTCGAGAACGGCGCCGAGAACGTGCAGGATTACGCCGCCGGCGAAGACACCTTCGCGGCGCGCAACGTCAACGGCACCGGCGCCTTCGTGCTGGAGAGCCGTGAGGCGGATGTTGAAACCGTCCTGAGCCAGAACCCCGAGTACTGGGGCATGGACATGTTCCCGATGGACGTGACCGAGATCATCTTCACCCCGATCCAGAACCCCGCCACGCGTCTTGCCGCCTTCCTCGGTGGCGAAGTGGACTTCGTGCAGGACGTGCCGGTGCAGGATCTGGAGCGCGTGGAAGCGGCAGACGGCATCGGCCTTGGCACCGGACCGCAGAACCGGGTCATCTTCTTCGGCATGAACGTCGGCGCCGATGATCTGGAGCGGGACGATGTGGAGGGCGCCAACCCCCTCGCCGATCCGCGTGTGCGTCAGGCGATGGACATCGCGATCAACCGCGAGGCGATCCAGCAGGTCGTGATGCGTGGCCAGTCGGCACCCGCGGGCGTGATTTCGCCTCCGCCGGTACACGGCTGGACCGAAGAACTGGACGCATATCCCGCCTATGACGTGGAAGCGGCGCAGGCCCTGATGGACGAGGCCGGCTATTCCGATGGCTTCTCGATCCAGCTCGATTGCCCGAACGATCGCTATGTCAACGACGAGTCGATCTGTCAGGCGACGGTGGGCATGCTCGCCCAGATCGGCATCTCGGTGAACCTCTCCGCCCTGCCCCGCGCGCAGCATTTCCCGCTGATCGCCAACGGCGAAACCGACTTCTACATGCTCGGTTGGGGCGTGCCGACCTATGACGCGGAGTATATCTTCAACTTCCTCTACCACACCCGCACGGACGAGCGTGGCAGCTGGAACGGAACCGGTTTCTCGGATCCCGCGATGGATGAGATGATCGTTTCCCTGTCGTCGGAGACCGATCTCGAAGCGCGCGACGCGACCATCGCCGGCCTGTTCGAGATGGCGGAAGAGCAGTTGATCTACCTGCCGATCCACAACCAGGTCCTGAACTGGGGCATCTCGGACGCGTGGTCCACGCTCGTGGATGCCGACGATCAGGTGAAGTTCAAATATTTCGAACTGAACTGA